In Amycolatopsis coloradensis, one genomic interval encodes:
- a CDS encoding GGDEF domain-containing protein — MAEVSVAADDEAALPSGAPTTDLLTLHESIARVLATQGDWRRAYHHLKSALDLARAGSLRDTLTSSYNRRYLDQWLHGPAVDHRGPPGVAIALVDLDLFKEVNDTFGHLVGDRVLREVADLLQQGLPPEAFCARYGGEEFALVIPDVDAARAVRIADTARIRVARHPWRRIRPGLAVTISVGLAHESRAEPDIAAEPERQLRSADALLYMAKRAGRNKVAYQDEESSRTIPQPLNAAESAGA, encoded by the coding sequence GTGGCGGAGGTGAGCGTGGCAGCCGACGACGAGGCCGCGCTCCCATCGGGCGCGCCGACCACCGATCTGCTCACTTTGCATGAGTCGATCGCGCGAGTCCTCGCTACACAGGGTGATTGGCGCCGCGCGTACCACCACCTCAAATCCGCTTTGGACCTCGCCAGGGCAGGCAGCCTGCGGGACACCCTGACGTCCAGTTACAACCGCCGCTACCTCGATCAGTGGCTGCACGGCCCGGCCGTCGACCACCGCGGCCCGCCCGGCGTCGCCATCGCCTTGGTCGACCTCGACCTGTTCAAGGAGGTCAACGACACTTTCGGGCATCTGGTCGGCGACCGCGTGCTCCGCGAAGTGGCCGATCTCCTGCAGCAGGGGCTCCCGCCGGAGGCGTTCTGCGCCCGCTACGGCGGCGAGGAGTTCGCGCTCGTCATCCCCGACGTCGACGCCGCCCGCGCCGTGCGCATCGCCGACACCGCCCGTATCCGGGTGGCCCGCCATCCGTGGCGCCGGATCCGTCCCGGCCTCGCCGTGACGATCAGCGTGGGACTCGCGCACGAAAGCCGCGCGGAACCGGATATCGCGGCGGAACCGGAACGGCAGTTGCGCAGCGCCGACGCTTTGTTGTATATGGCGAAACGGGCCGGGCGAAACAAAGTGGCCTATCAGGACGAAGAATCATCACGGACGATTCCGCAGCCGCTGAACGCGGCCGAGTCCGCCGGCGCCTAG
- the idi gene encoding isopentenyl-diphosphate Delta-isomerase encodes MTEVDTERIVYVTEDGEPTGETAPKLAAHHENTRLHLAFSCYLLRSSDQALLITSRAATKKVWPRVWTNSVCGHPAPGEPIEEAVRRRAAFELGLPRLNGLRCVLPSYRYSTPPFEGVVENEFCPVFVAWVDEDPEPHPDEVGDWRWLTWNDYALLLNDDVTDVSYWAKDQFSQLKDAEPFSSLQNGTPVRDNDAEPSSS; translated from the coding sequence ATGACCGAAGTGGACACCGAACGCATCGTCTACGTCACCGAGGACGGTGAGCCGACCGGCGAAACAGCGCCCAAACTGGCCGCCCACCACGAGAACACCCGGCTGCATCTGGCCTTCTCCTGCTATCTGTTGCGCAGCAGCGACCAGGCCCTGCTGATCACCAGCCGCGCCGCCACCAAGAAGGTGTGGCCGAGGGTGTGGACCAACAGTGTCTGCGGGCATCCCGCACCGGGTGAACCGATCGAGGAGGCCGTCCGGCGCCGGGCCGCCTTCGAACTCGGCTTGCCCCGGCTGAACGGGCTCAGGTGTGTCCTCCCGTCCTATCGCTACTCGACGCCACCGTTCGAAGGCGTGGTCGAGAACGAGTTCTGCCCGGTCTTCGTCGCCTGGGTCGACGAAGATCCGGAACCGCATCCGGACGAGGTCGGCGACTGGCGCTGGCTGACCTGGAATGATTACGCACTGTTGCTGAATGACGATGTGACTGACGTGAGTTACTGGGCGAAAGATCAGTTTTCGCAGCTCAAAGACGCGGAGCCGTTTTCGTCCTTACAGAACGGCACTCCGGTGCGTGACAATGACGCCGAACCGTCGTCCTCTTGA
- a CDS encoding alpha/beta hydrolase, producing MIEQLSIPTAAGSFDAIAAGPEDGRPVLLLHGFPEAAVEWEHQVATLGVLGYRAVAPDQRGYSPDVRPEQASEYGIDDLVGDVIAIADRLGWNEFDLVGHDWGGAVAWWTADARPGRLRSLAVISTPHPAALAEAMKTDEDQHLRSAYMTEWRQTRVTERRMLENNADALRRMFDWKVSPSKVDEYVRRLSEPGALTAALNWYRAGRPGGKIGPIEVPTLYIWSTEDAAFGSTAALDTANRVTGPYRFEMIEDVSHWVVEEAPEAVTSLLVEHLSSH from the coding sequence GTGATCGAGCAGCTGAGCATCCCCACCGCGGCCGGTTCCTTCGACGCCATCGCGGCGGGCCCCGAAGACGGCCGCCCTGTCCTGCTGCTGCACGGTTTTCCCGAGGCCGCGGTGGAATGGGAGCACCAGGTCGCGACGCTCGGCGTGCTCGGCTATCGCGCGGTGGCCCCGGATCAGCGCGGCTACTCCCCGGACGTCCGGCCGGAACAGGCGTCCGAGTACGGGATCGACGACCTCGTCGGCGACGTCATCGCGATCGCGGATCGCTTGGGGTGGAACGAATTCGATCTTGTCGGACACGACTGGGGCGGCGCTGTCGCGTGGTGGACGGCCGACGCGCGTCCGGGCAGGCTCCGGAGTCTCGCCGTGATTTCGACGCCGCATCCGGCGGCGCTGGCGGAGGCCATGAAGACCGACGAGGACCAGCATCTCCGATCGGCGTACATGACCGAATGGCGGCAGACCCGCGTCACCGAACGGCGGATGCTCGAGAACAACGCCGACGCGCTGCGCCGCATGTTCGACTGGAAGGTGTCGCCGAGCAAGGTCGACGAGTACGTCCGGCGTCTGTCCGAACCGGGCGCGCTGACCGCCGCGCTCAACTGGTACCGCGCCGGCCGCCCCGGCGGGAAGATCGGCCCGATCGAGGTGCCGACGCTCTACATCTGGAGCACCGAGGACGCCGCCTTCGGCTCGACGGCCGCGCTCGACACCGCGAACCGGGTCACCGGCCCGTACCGCTTCGAGATGATCGAGGACGTCTCGCATTGGGTGGTGGAAGAGGCGCCCGAGGCCGTCACTTCTTTGCTCGTGGAGCACCTTTCGTCCCACTAA
- the dusB gene encoding tRNA dihydrouridine synthase DusB, which translates to MEDVTATLRKPSLKIGPYEVDPPVVLAPMAGITNVAFRQLCQEYGAGIYVCEMITARAVVERHPGTMHMMTFGENEKPRSMQLYGVDPKTMAEAVRIITGEGLADHIDSNFGCPVAKVTRKGGGAALPFKRKLFADIVRESAKAAAEAGVPFTVKFRVGIDDDHLTYLDAGRIAEAEGAAAVSLHARTAAQRYSGQADWTKIAALKEAVTSIPVLGNGDIFSAEDALRMVDETGCDGVVVGRGCLGRPWLFGELEAAFAGRPQPTPPNLGEVAKVLRRHTELLVEHDGHDKAMRDIRKHMAWYFMGFPVGSELRRGFAMLSSMDQLDDLIAKLDHDAPFPTAATGPRGRQGSPGKVTLPHGWLDDPDDDCVPEAEDIHSGG; encoded by the coding sequence ATGGAGGACGTGACAGCCACCCTGCGCAAGCCCAGCCTGAAGATCGGCCCCTACGAGGTCGATCCGCCGGTCGTGCTCGCTCCCATGGCGGGCATCACGAACGTCGCGTTCCGGCAGCTGTGCCAGGAGTACGGCGCCGGCATCTACGTCTGCGAGATGATCACCGCCCGCGCGGTGGTCGAGCGCCACCCCGGCACGATGCACATGATGACCTTCGGCGAGAACGAAAAGCCCAGGTCCATGCAGCTTTACGGGGTCGACCCCAAGACCATGGCCGAGGCCGTCCGCATCATCACCGGCGAGGGGCTCGCCGACCACATCGACAGCAACTTCGGCTGCCCGGTGGCGAAGGTGACGCGCAAGGGCGGCGGCGCGGCGTTGCCGTTCAAGCGCAAGCTGTTCGCCGACATCGTGCGTGAGTCGGCGAAGGCCGCGGCCGAGGCGGGGGTGCCGTTCACGGTCAAGTTCCGGGTGGGCATCGACGACGACCACCTCACCTACCTCGACGCCGGGCGGATCGCCGAGGCGGAGGGCGCGGCGGCGGTCAGCCTGCACGCGCGCACCGCCGCGCAGCGCTACTCCGGACAGGCCGACTGGACGAAGATCGCGGCGCTCAAGGAAGCGGTCACCAGCATTCCTGTGCTCGGCAACGGCGACATCTTCTCCGCCGAGGACGCGCTGCGCATGGTCGACGAGACCGGCTGCGATGGTGTCGTGGTCGGCCGCGGTTGCCTGGGCAGGCCGTGGCTGTTCGGCGAACTGGAAGCCGCCTTCGCCGGTCGCCCGCAGCCCACTCCGCCGAATCTGGGCGAGGTCGCGAAGGTGCTGCGCCGCCACACGGAACTGCTCGTCGAGCACGACGGCCACGACAAGGCCATGCGCGACATCCGCAAGCACATGGCCTGGTACTTCATGGGTTTCCCGGTCGGTTCGGAGCTGCGACGCGGCTTCGCGATGCTGTCCAGCATGGACCAGCTCGACGACCTGATCGCCAAGCTCGACCACGACGCGCCGTTCCCCACCGCGGCCACCGGTCCGCGCGGGCGGCAAGGTTCGCCGGGCAAGGTCACGCTGCCGCACGGCTGGCTCGACGACCCGGACGACGACTGCGTGCCCGAAGCCGAGGACATCCACTCGGGGGGCTGA
- a CDS encoding DUF2339 domain-containing protein, whose translation MLIAMTTDGDVLLRLAGEIDDLGARLARVGTELRTVRSAAEPKHEEAPEQAPQKQAEEAQVPPQAQQPQAEQPQAQQAPQQPYPHPPYQQHPQYAHYQQQYQQAQYAQWQQQYRQQYQQPYRPYQPAPKVSLAEKLGKEGAGSRLLAWIGGAVTLLGIVLFLVLAIQRGWFGPLPRVIGGAVLGAALVGIGLRLHRTPAGRTGAFALAATGIGALYLDAIAATTMYEYLPAYAGLAIGLLIAVGGLLLAVRWKSSLLATAVVLGCVICAPIITQGFTPQLVAFLLVVQVASTPVQLRQSWPSVAVASGIPPLVASVFSTAFTGPGGSTANTAAALAVSGVGLSLALIVTAKRSGDAAALTLLALAPAASLLAALLLPKTPAVLVTASVALVLLAVWAAGQWLDGWTGDLAGAAGLVAALQTTMTLFDGSARSAVLIGEGVLLALVALWTKKHVALFGGLGFTVIGGMIALVFDVPPTLFFLIRNRPDADLAAAFLVALAILAVSITLPWVAHRLGLFKAAAENVVPWLFAGVCGLYGAGAMVLCGAMLAVPGRSGFLVGHVVITVSWTVAALVLLVRGISAVNLRVIGFVLVGAAVLKLVLFDLAALDGLARVAAFLIAGLVLLGAGTRYAKLVASR comes from the coding sequence ATGCTGATCGCCATGACCACCGATGGGGATGTGCTCCTCAGGCTCGCCGGGGAGATCGACGACCTTGGGGCCCGCCTCGCGCGGGTCGGCACGGAGCTGCGGACCGTCCGGTCCGCGGCGGAGCCGAAGCACGAAGAAGCGCCTGAGCAAGCGCCCCAAAAGCAGGCCGAAGAGGCGCAGGTGCCCCCGCAGGCGCAGCAGCCGCAAGCCGAGCAGCCCCAGGCCCAGCAGGCCCCGCAGCAGCCGTACCCCCACCCCCCGTACCAGCAGCACCCGCAGTACGCCCACTACCAGCAGCAATACCAGCAGGCCCAGTACGCGCAATGGCAGCAGCAGTACCGCCAGCAGTACCAGCAGCCCTACCGCCCCTACCAGCCTGCCCCGAAGGTGTCGCTCGCCGAGAAGCTGGGCAAGGAAGGCGCCGGCAGCAGACTGCTGGCCTGGATCGGCGGCGCGGTCACGTTGCTCGGCATCGTGCTGTTCCTCGTGCTCGCGATCCAGCGTGGCTGGTTCGGCCCGTTGCCGCGGGTGATCGGCGGTGCCGTGCTCGGCGCGGCGCTGGTCGGGATCGGGCTTCGCCTGCACCGCACGCCGGCGGGCCGCACGGGCGCGTTCGCGCTCGCCGCCACCGGCATCGGCGCGCTGTACCTCGACGCCATCGCCGCGACGACGATGTACGAGTACCTCCCGGCCTACGCCGGTCTCGCGATCGGGCTCCTGATCGCGGTCGGCGGGTTGCTGCTGGCCGTGCGGTGGAAGTCGTCGCTGCTCGCGACGGCCGTCGTACTCGGATGCGTGATCTGCGCGCCCATCATCACGCAGGGGTTCACCCCGCAGCTGGTCGCGTTCCTGCTCGTGGTCCAGGTCGCCTCGACGCCGGTGCAGCTGCGCCAGTCGTGGCCGTCGGTCGCGGTCGCTTCCGGGATCCCGCCGCTGGTCGCGTCGGTGTTCAGCACCGCGTTCACCGGCCCCGGCGGCAGCACGGCCAACACCGCCGCCGCGCTGGCCGTGAGCGGCGTCGGACTCTCGCTGGCCCTGATCGTCACCGCCAAGCGGAGCGGGGACGCCGCCGCGCTCACCCTGCTCGCCCTCGCGCCCGCGGCGTCGTTGCTCGCCGCGTTGCTCCTGCCGAAGACCCCGGCCGTGCTCGTCACGGCTTCGGTCGCGCTGGTGCTGCTCGCGGTGTGGGCGGCCGGACAGTGGCTCGACGGCTGGACGGGTGACCTCGCGGGCGCCGCCGGGCTGGTCGCGGCTCTCCAGACGACGATGACGTTGTTCGACGGCAGTGCCCGTTCGGCGGTCCTCATCGGCGAAGGGGTCTTGCTGGCACTGGTCGCGCTGTGGACGAAGAAGCACGTGGCGCTCTTCGGCGGGCTGGGTTTCACTGTCATCGGCGGCATGATCGCGCTGGTCTTCGACGTCCCGCCGACGCTCTTCTTCCTGATCCGGAACCGTCCGGACGCCGACCTCGCCGCCGCCTTCCTGGTGGCCCTCGCCATCCTGGCCGTCTCGATCACGCTTCCGTGGGTCGCGCACCGGCTCGGGCTGTTCAAGGCCGCGGCGGAGAACGTGGTGCCGTGGCTCTTCGCCGGGGTCTGCGGGCTCTACGGCGCGGGCGCGATGGTGCTGTGCGGCGCGATGCTGGCCGTTCCCGGCCGCTCGGGGTTCCTGGTCGGCCACGTGGTGATCACGGTGTCCTGGACGGTCGCCGCGCTCGTGCTGCTCGTCCGCGGAATCTCCGCGGTCAACCTGCGGGTGATCGGCTTCGTACTGGTCGGCGCGGCGGTGCTGAAGCTGGTGCTGTTCGACCTCGCCGCGCTGGACGGCCTGGCCAGGGTCGCCGCCTTCCTCATCGCCGGCCTGGTGCTGCTCGGCGCCGGGACTCGGTACGCGAAACTCGTTGCGTCCCGCTGA
- a CDS encoding TIGR03667 family PPOX class F420-dependent oxidoreductase yields MSYRPDPRLAERAKENVAWLTTISPKGRPSPRPVWFVLDGDDFIVFSQPDTAKTRHIEGNPEVSLHFNSDEHGGSILVIGGKAEILPDGLASEQPGFLGKYEKHYPAIDYDVPKFDREYNVRIRIRPERTWGF; encoded by the coding sequence ATGAGCTACCGACCCGACCCACGGCTCGCCGAGCGGGCGAAGGAGAACGTCGCCTGGCTGACCACGATCAGCCCGAAGGGACGCCCTTCGCCCCGCCCGGTGTGGTTCGTGCTCGACGGTGACGACTTCATCGTCTTCAGCCAGCCGGATACGGCGAAGACCCGCCACATCGAAGGCAACCCCGAGGTCAGCCTCCACTTCAACAGCGATGAGCACGGGGGCTCGATCCTGGTGATCGGCGGCAAGGCCGAGATCCTGCCGGACGGTCTCGCGTCGGAGCAGCCGGGCTTCCTCGGAAAGTACGAGAAGCACTACCCGGCGATCGACTACGACGTCCCGAAATTCGACCGGGAGTACAACGTCCGGATCAGGATCCGCCCCGAACGGACCTGGGGGTTCTAG